In Gammaproteobacteria bacterium, the sequence AGCTGCCTAAGCGTCCTGAAGAAGATCGATGGCCGCGCCACGCGGCATATCGCCACTGATCCGGCCCACTCGCGAGGGACAGGCGGAACAGACCAGGATCAAATCCTCCAGGGCTTCGAGTTCGACATAGTCCCCTGGCGCGGCGGCCGACGCTTCATCCGCGAGTGCATAGTCCTGCCCAACCAGCGCATGCTCGAATACATTCCAGGGACAGCATGAATTCGGGGGACAGTATACCTAACCCCGTGAATTCGGGGGACAGTATACCTAACCCCGGAAGCACCGCTCAGCGATAACTGGATTCAAGCGGTCTCGGTGCCAATTGCCTGATGCCAAACCACGTGCAACTAGTAATGGTGCCGAGCAGCGAAGACGGCTTGCGAGCAACCCTGGGAGAAGCACACCGGCACCACACCCGGCATATTAATTTCCGCCAGGGTTGGCGCGGTCACTTGTGGCAGGAGCGGTTTCACTCCTTTCTGATGGATGAAGATTCTGGGGACAGTATACTTATTTCGACAAGAACTCCTTCAGGCCGGGTATGGTGAATTAGGTATACTGTCCCCGGAATTCGCTCAGCGGCGAAAGTAGCGCCAGATCTTGTCGACCCGTTTACGGAAGGCACGCGTATTGCTGCGTGGGTTGTTCGCGACCGGCGACGGCAGGGTCGCCGCGAGTTCGATCGACTCGCGCGCGGTAATCCTCGAAACCGGCACATTCCAGTAATATCGCGCGGCGGCATCGGCGCCATAAATGCCTCGGCCGAACTCGGCCACATTCAGGTAATACTCGAGGATACGCCGCTTCGACAGGCTGCGTTCCATGCCGAGGGTCAATACGAGTTCGTGCCATTTGCGCAGCGGGTTGCGCGACGAACTCAGGAACAGGTTCTTCACGGTCTGCTGCGACAGCGTGCTGGCGCCATAGGCCAGACGCTGTTGCGACAGGTTGTATTCCATAGCCTCTTTAAGCGCTTCCAGGTCGACGCCTTCGTGTTCGTAAAAACGGGAGTCTTCGGCAACGATCACGGCGCGAACCAGGTGTTTCGGAATCCCGTCGATGGCAACCGGACTCCAGCGCAGTTTCGGCCAGTCAGTTCGCTGCTGACGTTCCCGCTCGTAGTCCCGGATAAACTGCGAGCGCTGAATCGGGCCATGCCGATAAGCCGCCCAGTCCGGCCAGATCGAAGCCAGGTAGACCGCGTCGGCAATGACCAGAAGCAGCAATACCAGCCCACTCCAGCGAAGGAACCGCCTGAGCCGGGAAACGCGCGTCCGGGCAAGGCGCCTGCGTCGCGACCAAAATGCCATATATCCAACTGTGAACCGGGAAACCGGTAATTTACAGAAACGAGATTACGAGGGACAGTATATTAATCACAATAGTGAGTTCATCGGAGCTAAATATTGCGGGCAATTCGGGGACATTATACCTGATTTAATCAGGCCGACTTTCGGGCCGGGCTCGATGGAATAAGGCCGATTCGGGGAACACTATAGTTTATTGACAATATGCTGTTTGCAAAACGGGTACCATGAAATCGTTATACTGTCCCCGGAATTAGAATTATCCGAACTAAGAACCGGAATCAGGCTGGAATACAAACGCCCAGGTCGTTCGCCCGTCAGCAAAGTAAACGATTAAATAAATCTGTCCCAGTTTTTACGGTTTTTTCGTGCCCCAGTAACTGACAGTTGGAAATTTAACTTGCAATGGTAATGCCAACCTTCCGACACGGATGATATGGCACGCGATTTGCAATCATTTTGACCAAATTGTGCCAACAAACGGAGCTAAACCCGCAAAATCTCTCTGTTAAACGAATTTTGACTCCAGATAGGATAGATTCCCGGCCTATTTTCTCGAATTAGGGAAAACGTCTTCCCGCTTTCGAGAATATCGTTTACCTCGCCCTCGCTTCCAGTATCCGGTTTCGGCTCGCTTTTAGCTGTTTGCGAGTTGCGTAGTAACGAAACGATCTTTACGTTGGAAAACATAAAAGGCGTATTTGTTTTTTGACGTAGCAACTATCTGAAATCGAAAGCCAATCCAAATTTGTATTAACCCTTCACATTTGACTAAAGGAGACTAACCATGAACAATTCAATCAATCGCAGAAAATTCATCAAATCAATTTCCGCCCTCGCGGTAATCCCGATTCTAGCCCCGGCATTGGCGCAAGCAGCGCAACTCGATCCGGAAAATGCCCAGGCCAAGGCATTCCAATACACCCATAAATCTCAAGTGGCCGGCAAGACATGCAGTAACTGTCAGCTTTTTACCGGAGGCGCCGGGGCCGAATGGGGCCCTTGCAATATTTTTCCGGGTCAGGAAGTTGCCGGGGCGGGATGGTGCTCAGCTTGGGTCGCAAAAGCTTAATGTATTAAAAGGTGACAGTTAACTTGTTTTGCAGTGCAGAAATAAGTTGACTGTCACCATATCCCACACTCCAAACAATTAAGTATACTGTCCCCGGAATTCCGATCATTCCCATCCGCTGCCATAGCTCTCCGGGCTCGCGTTTGCGGGCAATGTAGTGGTTCCGCCCTGCGCCGCACCGAGATCGGTGACGCCAGCTAATCCCAGCAGAAGCAACAGTGCGAAGATCAGCAAACCGCACTCCGTCGTCATCACTTTCACGGGTTCGCCCCGGTTTCGGGGTCCATGCCCTTCAGGAATTTGAACAGTTCGCTATCGGTCGACAGCACCAGTGTCGTGTTTTCGGCGATGATGTGCTTATAGGATTCCATCGTCCGGGTGAACTCGTAGAACGCAATGGCCTGGGCGCTCTGGTTGTAGGCACCGGCATAGATCTCGGTGGCCCTGGCATCGGCCAGGCCGCGGATCTCCTCGACCTGCCGGTAGGCCTCGGACTGGATCTTGTTGAGGTCGCGAACGCGGTTGCCGCGAATTCTGGCCGCTTCGCCGTTGCCTTCCGATAGAAACCGCTCGGCAATCTGGCGCCGTTCGCTGATCATTCGGTCATAGATCTTCGGGCGAACACTGTCGTTGTAATTGATTCGTTTGAAGCGGATGTCGAGCAGCTCGATCCCGAATACCTGAACCTTTTCGGCGGCCGCGAGAAAAATTTCCTGTTCGACCAGCTTGCGGCCTTTCTGGATCGGCACCAGCGAGCCCATGTCGAGTTCGCGCTCGGCATCCGTCAGCAGTCCGTCGCGCAGGGGCACGCGATCACGGGTGGTGCGAATGATTTCGATCAGCTCGTGCTTGGCGACGGCGTTGCGGGTCTCGCTGCCCAGGATATCGTCGAGGCGGGATTGCGCGCTGCGTTCGTCGCGAAGTCGCAGGAAATACTGCAGCGGATCGATAATCCGCCAACGGGCGAACAGATCGACAGAGATGTAGAGCTTGTCCTTGGTCGGCATGTCCGAGGGATTCCCGTCCCACTCGAGCACCCGGTTATCGATCGGGTTGACTTCCTGGATGAAGGGGAGCTTGAGCTTCAGGCCCGCTGTCGTCACCGG encodes:
- the mtgA gene encoding monofunctional biosynthetic peptidoglycan transglycosylase, which gives rise to MLLLVIADAVYLASIWPDWAAYRHGPIQRSQFIRDYERERQQRTDWPKLRWSPVAIDGIPKHLVRAVIVAEDSRFYEHEGVDLEALKEAMEYNLSQQRLAYGASTLSQQTVKNLFLSSSRNPLRKWHELVLTLGMERSLSKRRILEYYLNVAEFGRGIYGADAAARYYWNVPVSRITARESIELAATLPSPVANNPRSNTRAFRKRVDKIWRYFRR
- a CDS encoding high-potential iron-sulfur protein; amino-acid sequence: MNNSINRRKFIKSISALAVIPILAPALAQAAQLDPENAQAKAFQYTHKSQVAGKTCSNCQLFTGGAGAEWGPCNIFPGQEVAGAGWCSAWVAKA
- the hflC gene encoding protease modulator HflC — protein: MNKLIVLLVLLGGSAFVLINSIYTVNEVEQIIITQFGKPIGDPVTTAGLKLKLPFIQEVNPIDNRVLEWDGNPSDMPTKDKLYISVDLFARWRIIDPLQYFLRLRDERSAQSRLDDILGSETRNAVAKHELIEIIRTTRDRVPLRDGLLTDAERELDMGSLVPIQKGRKLVEQEIFLAAAEKVQVFGIELLDIRFKRINYNDSVRPKIYDRMISERRQIAERFLSEGNGEAARIRGNRVRDLNKIQSEAYRQVEEIRGLADARATEIYAGAYNQSAQAIAFYEFTRTMESYKHIIAENTTLVLSTDSELFKFLKGMDPETGANP